The region GATGAGCCTTCAAAAGTGAAATACCGCTCCCGCAACTTCGTGCTGACACCGGAAGAATGGTATGAAGAAAGAGGCTTTGTCAACAATGTCCTCTTCCCTTGTGCTGCGCTGAGTGACGCGGATACCGGACGGATTGCCATCTATTACGGGGCAGCGGACACCTATGTTGGTGTTGCTTACACCACCGCTCATGAAATCGTTAATTACGTCATTGAGACTCATGAAGAGGTTGGCGATGATGCCGGTCCCGGGAGAATCTAGAGCTTGCCGCATACAACAAAATCACAGCCGTAAAAGATCTGTTGGTATATCATGAGTATGGTCATGAATATCTTCCCTATCTTTCTGATCGGACGCTTCAGATGTTCATGACCTTGTAACGGGCTCCTTCCGTTCAAGAATACATAGAATCCGGCGGTGATTTTTTGAGCAAGTCAACAGTTCGCAGTACATCTATTCTTACTCGGCTGCATCCCTCCAAGTCGCTGGGGATGCAGCTCTTTCTGGTGTTTTTCATCGCGACCATGGGTATTGTGCTGTCTCTGGGGTATATTTCTTACTCTGTGGCCAGGCATACGATTGAGAACAATGCATTGTCCGCTAATCAGCAGACCGTGGAGCAGGCGGCAGAGAAGCTGGATGTGATCCTGCTGCGCTATGAAGATAATCTGGGTCAGCTGTTCTACAATGATGATATTCAGCAGGCAATTGCCTTGGAAGGTCTTGCAGCCGCAGATTCAGCGAAGCGCACAGAGCTCTCCAAGACGATTAAAGGGGAGCTCAATCAATGGCTCACGGCTGTACCCGGGGTGCAGGCAGTGTATCTGGTTCCGCTGAATGAAGTGTTGCCCGCAGCCGGAGCTGGTGAAGTGGATAAAGATTTCCTGGAGGCGATCCGTGATGCAGCATGGTACAAGCAGTTGCAGGAGAAGCCGCAGAGCCAGTGGATTACCGAAGCGTTGAAGCAGGGAGAGGCCGCAGGAGTGGTGCGTTTCGCTAAGTCTGTAGCGGCGGAAGCGGGTCACTCCGGTTATCTGGCAATCTGCGATATTAAGACTACAGAGCTTGACAGCCAGCTGAAAATGGTTGATCTGGGCCCGGGCTCCTATATCCAGCTGCTGACGTCCGCAGATGAGCTGATCGCCTCTTCCCAGCAAGAGGAAACGGACACTTATCTGCGCCTGGGCGGCACTCTGTTCAAGGGCTTAAGTGATACCTCCGGCTCTCTGCCGACCAAGGATGAGAAGGGCAAATCCATTCTTGCTGTCTACGGCACACTGCATACCTCCGGCTGGAGGATGCTCGGTGTGGTGCCTTCCGGCAATCTGACCAAGGATGCGGGACGGATTCTTAACACGACCTACATTGCAGTGGCCGCCGCTGCCGCCGTTGCCGTGCTGATTGGACTCTGGATGGTACGGATGGTCTCGCGTCCGCTGTCACGGCTGCGGGATCTGATGGTCAAGGGCGCAGACGGGGATCTGCGCGTACGCACCGATGTCGTCACCCGTGATGAGATAGGCCAGCTGTCCGGCTCCTTCAACCTGATGATGGAGCAGATTACAGAGCTGGTCGTCCACACCAATGAGACCGCGCGTGAAGTTACGGAAGCAGCGGAAGCCCTTGGCAATGCCTCCCGGGACACAGCGGTGGCAGCGAAGGATATTGCTGCAGCCACGGAAGAGATTGCCGGCGGTGCAGGCAGTCTCTCGCTGGAAGCGGACCGGGGGAATGAGATGACGGCTCAGATCTCGGAGAAGATGGAAGCCGTCATTGCAGTGGCCCATGAGATTGGCGGAACTGCGCACAGCGTGGAGCAAGCCAGTGCAGAAGGGGTAGTCAAGCTGCAGGAGCTGCTGGGCAGAACCCAAGAGACTGGCGACAGGACAGGCAAGCTGGTTCTTAAGGTGAATGAACTTAAGGATACCGCCTCATCGGTGATTCAGGTGCTGGAGGTCATGCAGAGCATCACCCAGCAGACCAATATCCTGTCGCTGAACGCTACTATTGAAGCAGCGAGGGCAGGCGAAGCGGGCAAGGGCTTCACGGTTGTCGCCGATGAAATCCGCCAGCTGGCGGAGCAGTCCAAGCGTTCCATTGCCGTTGTGGGCGAGATTACGGACCGGATCATGCGGGATATGCATGAGACGGTAGACGCCCTGTCCGAGGTTGCGCCGCTGTTCGGGGAGCAGATGGACTATGTTCAGAACACCAGTGAGATCTTCACTAGTGTACAGGGGCAGATGCATCAGCTGATCACCAGGCTGGATTCGGTCTCCTCTTCGATTGACGGCCTGAACCACTCGCAGCAAGTCTTGTCAGAGACTATAGGCAATGTCAGTTCATTCGCGGAAGAATCCTCGGCCGCCTCTGAAGAGGTAGCTTCCCTGACCGGAGAACAGGAGAATGTAAGCGAATATCTGGTTACCCTCTCCGGTAAGCTGGAGAATGCTTCCTCCAGACTGCGGGAGCGGTTATCGAAGTTCAACGTGTGAGCCTAACTTTTTCAGACCGCTTTCCTTCATGGGATGCGGTTTTTTTGTATGCGAAAAACTGACAATAATGGGCCGATAGGGGATGTGTGGGCCAGATGTAATCGAAAAACCGATCACATTGCGCTGGATGGTGGTGTGTGGGCCAGATGTAATCGAAAAACCGATCACATTGCGCTGGATGGTGGCGTGTGGACCAGATGTAATCGAAAAACCGGTTACAATTCCCGGGTTCGGGGCTCGCGACATCCACGCTCCCCCTGGCTAAAGCTGGCGCTCGCCAGAATCAAGCAGATGAAGAAACGTGAAGGACTGCTAATGTGTATGAGGCATCAGCATGGTTACCCGTTAGGGTTATTTTGCTTCATGAGGTGGGTATAATATTAGCCATGGTTCTGCAGCCCACTTGATGGAGGAATAGCAATTGCACAAGCTGATTCATAAACGT is a window of Paenibacillus sp. FSL H3-0469 DNA encoding:
- a CDS encoding methyl-accepting chemotaxis protein — its product is MSKSTVRSTSILTRLHPSKSLGMQLFLVFFIATMGIVLSLGYISYSVARHTIENNALSANQQTVEQAAEKLDVILLRYEDNLGQLFYNDDIQQAIALEGLAAADSAKRTELSKTIKGELNQWLTAVPGVQAVYLVPLNEVLPAAGAGEVDKDFLEAIRDAAWYKQLQEKPQSQWITEALKQGEAAGVVRFAKSVAAEAGHSGYLAICDIKTTELDSQLKMVDLGPGSYIQLLTSADELIASSQQEETDTYLRLGGTLFKGLSDTSGSLPTKDEKGKSILAVYGTLHTSGWRMLGVVPSGNLTKDAGRILNTTYIAVAAAAAVAVLIGLWMVRMVSRPLSRLRDLMVKGADGDLRVRTDVVTRDEIGQLSGSFNLMMEQITELVVHTNETAREVTEAAEALGNASRDTAVAAKDIAAATEEIAGGAGSLSLEADRGNEMTAQISEKMEAVIAVAHEIGGTAHSVEQASAEGVVKLQELLGRTQETGDRTGKLVLKVNELKDTASSVIQVLEVMQSITQQTNILSLNATIEAARAGEAGKGFTVVADEIRQLAEQSKRSIAVVGEITDRIMRDMHETVDALSEVAPLFGEQMDYVQNTSEIFTSVQGQMHQLITRLDSVSSSIDGLNHSQQVLSETIGNVSSFAEESSAASEEVASLTGEQENVSEYLVTLSGKLENASSRLRERLSKFNV